The proteins below are encoded in one region of Bombus terrestris chromosome 7, iyBomTerr1.2, whole genome shotgun sequence:
- the LOC100644640 gene encoding aprataxin isoform X1, translating to MLFITWTKCRKFVSLFTSTDAIAPKRRDWATGLLVSMEDPQYKVKENDKIVVIKDKYPKAQYHYLVIPKADIPSLWHIKKENEDLLFHMHSVAEDLTQEHKESEFLIGYHAVPSMHRLHLHVISTDFNSPCLKTKYHWNSFTTPFFLHSTDICNQLREKGELKKLKSEESAQHLNTPLKCHKCPTISKNMPDLKKHLLAHLSN from the exons ATGCTATTTATAACATGGACAAAGTGCCGAAAATTTGTTTCACTGT TTACATCAACCGATGCAATAGCTCCAAAGAGACGTGATTGGGCAACAGGTTTGCTTGTTTCTATGGAAGATCCTCAGTATAAAGTAaaggaaaatgataaaattgttgTCATCAAAGATAAATATCCAAAAGCTCAATATCACTATTTAGTTATACCAAAAGCAGACATTCCATCTCTGTGgcacataaaaaaagaaaatgaagatttaTTGTTCCACATGCATAGTGTTGCTGAAGATTTAACTCAAGAACATAAAGAGTCTGAGTTCCT TATTGGATACCATGCTGTACCAAGCATGCACAGATTACATTTACACGTAATAAGTACAGATTTTAATAGTCCTTGTCTAAAGACCAAGTATCATTGGAATTCGTTTACAACTCCCTTCTTCCTACATTCAACAG ACATTTGCAACCAGTTACGCGAGAAAGGTGAACTGAAGAAATTGAAATCGGAAGAGAGCGCGCAACATTTGAATACTCCGCTAAAGTGTCACAAATGCCCAACCATTTCAAAGAATATGCCGGATTTAAAAAAGCATTTGTTGGCGCATTTGTCAAATTAA
- the LOC100644640 gene encoding aprataxin isoform X2: protein MKRTLKVTSTDAIAPKRRDWATGLLVSMEDPQYKVKENDKIVVIKDKYPKAQYHYLVIPKADIPSLWHIKKENEDLLFHMHSVAEDLTQEHKESEFLIGYHAVPSMHRLHLHVISTDFNSPCLKTKYHWNSFTTPFFLHSTDICNQLREKGELKKLKSEESAQHLNTPLKCHKCPTISKNMPDLKKHLLAHLSN, encoded by the exons atgaaacGAACCCTAAAAGTTACATCAACCGATGCAATAGCTCCAAAGAGACGTGATTGGGCAACAGGTTTGCTTGTTTCTATGGAAGATCCTCAGTATAAAGTAaaggaaaatgataaaattgttgTCATCAAAGATAAATATCCAAAAGCTCAATATCACTATTTAGTTATACCAAAAGCAGACATTCCATCTCTGTGgcacataaaaaaagaaaatgaagatttaTTGTTCCACATGCATAGTGTTGCTGAAGATTTAACTCAAGAACATAAAGAGTCTGAGTTCCT TATTGGATACCATGCTGTACCAAGCATGCACAGATTACATTTACACGTAATAAGTACAGATTTTAATAGTCCTTGTCTAAAGACCAAGTATCATTGGAATTCGTTTACAACTCCCTTCTTCCTACATTCAACAG ACATTTGCAACCAGTTACGCGAGAAAGGTGAACTGAAGAAATTGAAATCGGAAGAGAGCGCGCAACATTTGAATACTCCGCTAAAGTGTCACAAATGCCCAACCATTTCAAAGAATATGCCGGATTTAAAAAAGCATTTGTTGGCGCATTTGTCAAATTAA